A portion of the Pseudomonas sp. GR 6-02 genome contains these proteins:
- a CDS encoding ATP-binding protein, whose protein sequence is MPVKSQIGFRGADDFTGGSGLDLSTVERVVDHLGWGIRHEPNPNGGSRFTLQLPDSV, encoded by the coding sequence ATGCCTGTCAAATCCCAAATCGGCTTTAGGGGCGCTGATGATTTCACGGGTGGCTCGGGCTTGGACCTATCCACCGTCGAACGTGTTGTAGATCACCTTGGATGGGGCATTCGACATGAGCCCAATCCGAATGGCGGTAGCCGCTTCACCTTGCAGCTTCCCGATAGCGTGTAG